The Brevibacillus humidisoli DNA segment TGGCTACCCGTCAGGACAACAAAGATTCCGAAGGGATCAAGAAACTGGCCAAGGCGCTCACTTCTCCGGAAGTAGAAGAGTTCATCAATCAAAAATACGGCGGTTCCGTCCTGTTTGTAGGGGAACTGAAAGAATAACGCGGGAAGATCGAGTCATCCTCCGGCTGCCAAGAGCAGCCGGAGGATTTTTTTTATTCGGGAAAACTCTTTTTATTTCTAAATGAATCTTTATGATTTTTAATCAAAACATAAATTTTAATTAAATGTAAACGAAAGATATTTTTTGCAATTGTGAAAAGAAGTATAGTGAGAAAAGATCGGTTTGAGCATGCCGACCGTTGACTGGAAAAGAAGGGGGATATAACACATATGAAGAAAAACGCATTCATACTGATGAGCTCCGTGCTGGCGCTTAGCGTGGCGCTTGCAGGATGCGGCAGTGCAAACAATGCTGCTACTGGCGACCAGAATAAAGAGAGTCAAGCTGATACAGGAGACAAAGCACAGCTGCTCCGTGCCAATCTGCACAGTGAGCCTCCTACAGCAGACCCGGGCTTAGCGGAAGACAGCACATCCGGAGCGGTGATCCGTGCCACCTTTGACGGCCTGACCCGTCTCAATGCAGAAGGCAAACCAGTTGAGTCTGTTGCCGAAAAAATCGAGATTTCAGACGATCTCAAAACATATACCTTCCATCTCCGCGATTCTCAATGGAGCAACGGCGATCCCGTCACGGCTCATGACTTTGAATTCGCATGGAAACGTGTGCTGAACCCGGCAACGGCATCTAACTACGCCTATCAGCTCTACTACATCAAAAACGGGGAAAAGTACAACAAAAAGCAGGAAGGCATCACGGCTGACGATGTCGGCGTTAAAGCGATCGATGAGAAAACGTTGCAGGTGGAGCTGGAAAACCCGACGCCATACTTCCTGGAATTGACGGCTTTCTACAGCTACATGCCGGTAAACAAAAAGGTCGTGGAAGCCAATCCGAAATGGGCAAATGAAGCCGCTACCCACGTAGGAAACGGTCCTTTCAAGATGGAGAATTGGGAACACAAAAACAAAATGACGTTGGTCAAAAACGACAAATATTGGGATAAGAATGCAGTGAAACTGGATCGAATCGAGTTTTCGATGATCGAAGACGAGAATACAGAATTGTCGATGTTCCTAAATGATGAGTTGGACTGGGCGGGCAAGCCGCTGGGCCTGCTTCCGCTCGACGCGATCCCGCCGATGAAAGACGAGGGCAAGCTGCATGTAAAAGAGATTGCCGGCGTTTACTGGTACAAGTTTAATACGGAACAAGCGCCATTTAACAATGCGAAGATTCGCAAGGCGTTTTCCTACGCTATCGATCGTCAATCGATTGTCGACAACGTGACACAAGCCGGCGAAGTACCCGCACTCGGGGCTCTCCCTGGCTCGATGGCGGTCAATCCAGGCGGCCTGTTTAAAGACCATGATGTAGAGACAGCGAAAAAATTGTTGGCAGAAGGCATGCAAGAGCTTGGCATCAGCGAGCTGCCGCCGATCACCCTCTCCTACAACACGGCAGACAATCACCAGAAGATTGCCCAAGCCATCCAGGATCAGTGGAAGCAGTCACTTGGCGTGGACGTGCAGTTGAAGAATACCGAGTGGAAAGTATACATCGAAGATTTGCACGAAGGAAACTATCAGGTTGGTCGTATGGGCTGGCTGGGTGACTTTAACGACCCGATCAACTTCCTTGAGCTGTTTAAAGATAAGTACGGCGGCAATAATGACACCCGCTGGGAGAACGCAAGGTTTAAGGAACTGCTGGAAAAATCCCAGACAGAAACCGATCCAGCCGAGCGCAAGAAGCTGCTGGCGCAAGCAGAGCAGATCTTCATCGACGAGATGCCGGTTGCCCCGATTTACTTCTATACGCATGCTTGGGTACAAAATGAGGACGTCAAAGACGTGGTCATCGACGGTCTTGGCTTCATTGACTTCAAGTGGGCGTCCATACAATAGGATTTGTGAGCGAGTAGGAACTGCTCCCGTGCTGTATGCGGGGGTGGTTCCTTTCTTTTTAGGGTGATGAATGAGGGTGACGAAGCGACCCACAGGCAAAGGGGACCGGCCGTATGAATGGGAATTAGGTGCTTTCCCCAGGGACATCCGACCAATCCAGATGACAAACGCTGACATACAGTATCAGGGAACAGGCAAACCGAAGGAGGAGAGACGGATTGGACATTGAAAAGTGGGCGAAAATCGCCAAGTCAATCCCCAGGGAAAAATTAAAATCTGACGAAGGGCTGCGGGAAGTGATCCGCGAGCTTGCCAAAAAGGCGGGCAAAAATGTGAATGACAGGCAGCTGGATCAGTACGTCGCCAAGTTCCGTACCATGTCTCGAACCGAAACCGCAAGTAGCCTGATGAACAAATTGTCCCAAAAAGGGGTCAGGAAACAGGAACTGGATAAAATCAAGAAGCGATTTCACAAGTAGGGGGTGAGGATGATCGCGAAGAAAAAACCAGCCAGACCCAAGCCCAAAAAGCAAGTCCCTCAGCTGCAGCTTGTCGAAGCCGCAGTGAATCAGATCCGGGAAGCAAACGCTGCTCAATCGGAGCAGGTTATGGCAGAGTTGGCTACGTTGCGGCAGCATGTCGACGACATTAAACAGATGGTGGAGCGGCTAAAACCGGCCAAGTCACGTGGTCGGGGGTTGTTTAAAAGAAGAAGAAGTGTTCCTGTAGAGGTTGCACAGACGCCTCCTGAGCAGACGCTGTCGGTGGACCAACTGCTCCCCCTGCTTCCTCAACTCGGCAAGTTTATACCCCAATTGAAAAATCCAAAGGCGACAGAGACGTTAAAGGTGCTGTCCAATCCAGCGGTGATGTCGATGATCCAGCAGTTTTTGGCGAACGGCAGCGCGGTGAAAGCACGGCCGGTTTCGCGTACCACCCGGCGATTCCGGCTATAGCGGCTGCGGATGTATCACTTGGGAGGCCTATCACGGGCCTCCTATTTTTAGTCCAAAAATACTAACAACTTTCTCGGACAAGCAGCGTCTAACCGATCGTAGACTTCAACAAAATATGACATGGACGAACCAACAGGGGAGGGCAGAAATGAGATATGTCGTATTTACGATGATGATCTTGCTGGGTGTAGGTCTGCTGGTTCCAGGGATGACGGCAGCTGCCTCAGGGGAAGCGAATGCGATCGATTTGATGATCCAGGGAGAACGGGTAAAGCCGGATGTGCCGCCGCTTATCCAAAACGGGCGGACGTTGGTGCCGATCCGCGTAATTGCAGAAGGATTGGGAGCGGAAGTCTCGTGGGATCAGAACAGCCGAACGGCGACGATTAAACGGGATCAGATTCAGCTCAAGCTGCAGTTGGGCAGCAGGAGTGCCGAAGTAAATGGCAAGCAGGTACTATTGGATGCGCCGCCCGCACTGAAGGAGGAACGAATGCTGCTGCCGCTCCGCTTTGTCGGCGAAGCGCTCGGTGCCACGGTGGGCTGGGAAGCAAGTACTCGTACTGTTGTGGTCAATGAATCGATTGCCCTGTTCGCAAACGGAGAGGATCTCTCCGCCTCCTTGAAGGCATATCAAGTGGAAGACACTCTGTATCTGCCAGTTCAGAAAATCGCCGAGAAACTGGGTGTAGCTCCAGAGCAGTCAGGAGGGTTCGCTCCGACTAAAGTGATCGATTCGACGGTTGTCGCGCCTCTGAGTGAACTAGAGCGACTGATCGATCGATTGCCTGGAGGCGAGGTCGACTGGGACGATGAACAGAACCGCCTACATATCAAACGAGTCAGTTACCTTGAGAAGATAGCGGTCGACGAAGAGAGAGTGACCATTCGCACGGCAGGCTCCGTTGCACCTAAGCATTTCGTGCTGGCAGGGCCCCACCGTATTGTCTTCGACCTGCCAAGCACGCAGCTGTCTGAGGAGATGCTGGCAGAACTGTTGGAGAGCCAAGCGACACAATTGATCGTCCAAAATGAACTGGCGGGCGATGCGGTTGCCGAAGCGGAAGAACGTACCGACAAGTCGGGACAAGCAAGGGCAGCGTCTCTCGACGAAACCGAAGCTGATCGCGATACCTCAGAGGATGAAGCAGAGGCATCAGCCGGTGATACGGGCCCCCCTAGCTGGCTGTTTGACGAGGCCGAGCGGACCACCTTCACTGAACAAACGGTTTCAACGAGTGAAGCGAGCCAACAGCAGCAGAATGAAATGGATCAGCAGCCGTTGATCAGGGAGGTTCGCTATAGCCAGTTTAGCGATTCGCCATACACAGTCCGTGTCGTGATCGAACTGAACCAGAAAAGCAAGTATACCGTTACGCCTAGAGAGAACGGATTTGAGGTAGAACTGACGCCCATCCCTCGCAAGACAGGGTTTTTGATCGTCGTCGATGCCGGACACGGCGCCCACGATCCAGGGGCACGCGGTGTCGCAGGCAACTGGGAAAAAGACTTTAACCTCGCTGTGGCCAACCGGATGGTAGAGCTGTTAAAAGAGTACCCAGAGTTTCAGCCCGTGGCCACTCGTTCCACGGACGTATTTCTCGAGCTGCAAGAACGGGTAGCATTGGCTAACGAATACGAAGCTGATCTGTTTATCTCCATCCATGCCAACTCTTTTCGCAATGCTCAGACAGGGGGAACGGAGACGTACTACTACAACGAGTTTAGTGAGGCATTTGCCAAGGTTGTGCACAAACACTTGGTGCAGGCTACCGGATTTCCCGATCGGAAGATGAGGCAGTATCCATTTTACGTGATCAAGCATACTCAAATGCCGGCGGTGCTGACAGAGACAGGCTTTCTGAGCAACCCGACGGAGAATGCGCAGTTGCTCAAGCCGGAGTTTCAGGAGAAGGTGGCAAAAGCGCTGGTGGCTGCGATCCGGGAGTACTACGAATCCTATCATTAATTGACCGCATGTAACGGAGGTATGACATGAAGCGATTCGCGAATCTGATTTTTCTGCTCTTGCTGCTCGCCTTGCTGAGTGCCTGCGGCAGTTCGGTACCTTCCGACAGTCAACCTGCTCCCGCACCTGACCCCACCAATGGGGGGGCAGAAGAGGGGCAAAAGATCTCGGCACAACTGCAGGTGTACTACAGTGATGCCAACTTGGAGCAGCTGGAAGCGGAACAGCGGGAGATTTCCTATCAACCGGACCAGAGCGGAGACAAGTATGTACAAGCGCTTTCGCTATTGGGAATGCCGACTGAGCAGGGGCATGAGCCGCTTTGGGAAAACTTCGACTATCACACTGTCAGCTTCTCAGATGGCACGCTGACAATTGACGCGTCCGGGGAGAATCAGTACAATCTGGGAGCTACCGGAGAAGCACTGGCGATGGAAGCATTGAAACGTACGATGTTTCAGTTTTCGGAAGTGGAGCAAATCGTGATCTTGGTCGACGGAAAACCTGCAGACTCGCTGATGGGCCACGCCGACATCAGTCAACCGTTAACCCGTTAAAGTGAATAAAAAGCGGTATGTCCAACCGTTCACAGTTGGACATACCGCTTTTTTGATGCGGACATGGCAGGGGAAGTTTGATCGCTTATGTGCGTGCTCGTTCGCGAAAGAAAAATCTGATTGCATAGATTCCGGCTACACCGACAAGTATGTAAACGATCCGGCTGATCCAACTCTCCTGGCCACCGAACAAAAAGGCTACTAGATCAAATTGAAACAGGCCGATCAGTCCCCAATTAAGTGCACCGATTACAACAAGGAGTAATGCCAGTTTATCCATCGTTTCACACCCCTTTGAATGATATATTTACTAGTTTTACCCCTCTGTGGAGGAATTATACCTGTCAGGCGACGGTAAACTGCTGGCTCATTTCATCTAGTCGGCTGGATAGTTGAATCAATTGGTCCGCCAGATGTTTCGACTTATCGATGGCGTCCAATTGAACTTTGGAAGCACTCGTCATTTCGCTCGTGCAATCTAGCGTCTCTTGTGAAATCGCTACGAACGATTGCAGGGTTTGATCTACTTCAGCAAGGGTGGCGGACAAGTGAGAGAGTCCTTGCGAGATGACATCCATCTGTTCATTGGTTTGAGCAACCGTGTGTCGCAACGTGGCGAAAGACTGCTCTGTCGATTCCACTCGTCGCTGACTCTCCGGAAGGTGACCGGCAGCGTCTTTTGTTTCGTCTGCCACAAGTGCTACGTCGCTCTGGATGCGTTGGATCAACTCTGAGATGTCCAGGGCCGCTTTTTGCGACTCATCCGCCAACAGACCGATTTCTTGTGCCACGACAGCAAACCCCTTGCCTGATTGTCCTGCTCGCGCTGCTTCGATAGAGGCGTTGAGGGCCAACAGTTTGGTCTGCTTGGCCAGTCCTTGGATCATATGGACCACCTGACCAATAGATTGCGAGTGGCCGTTCAACCTGTCCATTTTCTCCTCCAGGCGCTGGAATATGAGCGTGAATTCTCGCATCATGGAGGTTACTTCGTCCAACTGCTGCTGACCGTAGTCGGATACCTGATTCATCTCTGCACTGGATTGGATAACGGCATTGATATTGACTAACAATTGGTTAATCGCTTCTGTCATTTGAGAAAAAGAGAGCGTAGCTTCCTGAGTAGCGGAGGCGGTTCTTACCACTCCGCGATTTACCGTCTCCACATGGGAAAATAGCTGCGCCGAACGTTGCCTTGCTTCATCGGCCGATTGCTGCATCTGTTCTCCACTTTGATGAAGCTCCTTGATCATTTGATTAATCTCCCGGATCATCTGCGACATTTGCTCGATCATGGTGTTAAAGCTGACAGCGATCCAGTGGAGCTCTGGTCCCTCTTTTTGCAGGTTGGTACGTTCGGTAAGGTTGCCGGCACTTACATTTTTCATATGTTCAATCAAGACACGGAATGGCTTGGTGACGCTGCGCACCACCAGCCAGCCAAAGAGGAGGGACATGAGCAGACTGATGATCACAGCGTATAAGATCAGATTTGCCGTTTTGTGCAGGGGAGCCAGATACTGCTCTTGCTCCACTGTAATCACATAAATAAAGTGCTCTTCCGGTGAGGGAGAGTAGGCAAGGGTATAGATCGTTCCATCTATGTCTACATGAGTCACACCCGCTCGTTCTGCTTCGATTGATGCGGCCAACTCACTGCCAAAGGGAACCTCTCCTCTGGTGATCTTGTCGATGGGCTGAAATGAGCCTTCCGAGACGACCAACTGGTTAACAGACAGGTCTTGTTGGGCCAAATCTGCCTGCAGTTGGCGAAGTTCATAGGTGAGTCGCTTGGAAAATTGCTGTTCATCTGCCGCAAACACAAATGCAAGAAGGGATATCTTCTCCGTTACTTTTTTGGTTTCGGAGAGCAGGCGGGTTTCTACCAGCGTCACTACATTGTTTTTTGTCTGGGTATAAAAGAGCCAGCCCATCGCGCCAAGTGACAAAATAATAATGAGCAGAAAAGGAATCGTAATCTTGGCGCTTAGCGGTACCCGCTGGTGCAAACGATGAAAGATGGAGAAATATCGCGTTTTCATAAACGTTCCCCCTAGTTCAAAAGGCCTTGTTTTCTCTAATACTAGGGTAGGAACGTAAAGGCTGTGTTGATATCAGATGAAGAAACTGTAGTGTACGGGATGATTCGACAGAACGGGAGCAAAACACCAGGGGAATCGACAAATCTTAAAACAAGCTTAACAATCGCCCAACATTGCCATAATAAAACGGCAGTATGATTAGAAAGCGTGAGAGACATACTGATAATTTTGAGGAGGGTTTTCTCGAGATGAAAAAATTTGGTGGTCTAATGATGGCCTTGGCACTGGCTGGAGGCGTGCTTGCTGGATGTGGTCAAACCGCTGAGCAAAATCCGGCTCCAAGCAACAACCAAGGCAACGGTTCAGCTCAAGCTCCTGCCGAAACTGATAAAGAACAAGGGGCAGAACTGAGCGGGGAAGTATTGATTGCGGGTTCTTCTACTGTATATCCGATCACCATCGTGGCTGCTGAAAAATTCATGGACGAAAATCCGGGAGTAAACGTATCTGTCGCCTCTACCGGTACCGGTGGTGGCTTTAAGAAATGGGTTGTTGGGGAAACGGATATCAACAACGCCTCTTCCAGAATCAAAGATTCCGTTATTGAAGAAGCGAAAGCGAATGGCATTGAGCATCTAGAACTGACGGTTGCGTATGACGCATTGACGGTTGTTGTCAACAAGGAGAACGACTTCGTCGATCAACTGACGATCGAAGAACTGAAAAAAATCTGGGAACCGAATTCCCAAGTAAAACTCTGGTCTGAAGTTCGTGAAGGATGGCCGGCTGAGGAAATCAAGCTCTATGGTCCGGGAACCGACTCTGGTACGTTTGAGTACTTCACGGAAACGGTTGTTGGTGAAGCGAAATCTTCCCGTACTGACTATACCCCGTCTGAAGACGACAACGTTCTGGTACAAGGGGTCGCTGGTGACCAGTACTCCCTCGGCTACTTCGGATTTGCGTATTTCGCCGAAAACAGCGACAAGCTGAAAGCAGTGCCAATCGTAAACCCTGAGTCCGGTAAAGCTGTGATGCCGTCCGACCAAACGATTGAAGATGGATCCTATGCGCCGCTAGGCCGCGAACTATGGATCTATCCTTCCAAGCAGGCGCTGAAAAAACCGGAAGTAGCTGCTTTTGTGAAGTTCTACATGGACAACGTAGCTGAGTTTGCAAAAGAAGGCGGGTATACTCCGTTGCCGGAGGCCAAATATGATGAAGAGAGAAAAGAACTGGAAGAAGCATTAAAATAAAAGACTGCGTGTAACATTTCAGAGTGAGAAATGGAAAAGTGTGGCGATGCTCAACCACCGATGTGGGCGGGGTTGCCACATTTTTCCGTGTCTATGACCAAAGGGGGAATAACGCGTGCAAGGGTCTGTCACATCAGAAAAGAAAAAAGTAAGCAGATGGCCAGACAAGCTGGTTCCGGCTTTCCTATTTTCCAGTTCCCTGCTTACTGTTCTGACAACGGTAGGGATCGTATTGGTTTTGCTGTCGGAAACATTGCGCTTCTTTGGCGAAGTCTCGCTTTTGGAATTCCTGACAAGTACCAAGTGGACGCCTCAGTTTGCCGACAAGAACTTTGGGATTTTGCCACTGTTGAACGGGACATTGATGATCACTGTGATTGCCAGTCTGGTCGCCATCCCGATCGGTCTCGGTACGGCCATTTACTTGAGTGAGTATGCTCCTGAAAAAGTGAGAAAGGTCGTCAAACCGATTCTGGAGATTTTGGCCGGCGTTCCTACGATTGTGTATGGATACTTTGCCTTAACCTTTGTGACGCCTTTGATCCGTGGTATTATACCAGATACGAGCGTCTACAATGCGCTGAGTGCCAGTTTAGTAGTTGGCATCATGATTTTGCCCATGGTCGCCTCCCTCAGTGAAGATGCCATGCTGGCCGTTCCTCGCAGCTTGCGTAACGGAGCTTATGCACTGGGGGCCACTCGCTTCGAAGTGGCTTTGCGAGTCGTCGTTCCCGCAGCCTTATCAGGTATTATTGCTTCATTCGTCCTAGCTTTATCCCGTGCGATTGGCGAGACGATGATCGTTACCATTGCAGCTGGTGCGCTTGCTCAGGTTACCATGAACCCTTTGGAAAGTGTGCAAACCATGACCGCTTTTATCGTTAATATCAGCCTTGGCGACGTTGAGCCTGGCAGCATTGAATCAAGGAGCATTTTTGCTGTCGGTATGACATTGTTTGTGATGACGCTGGGACTTAACCTGATTGCACAATTTATCTCCCGTCGCTACAAGGAGGAGTATTAATGAACAAGCTGAGGAAGATAAAAGATACGGCCTACAAGTGGGTCTTCTTTGCGGCTACCCTGTTTGGCATGCTGGCGCTTGTCGTCTTGGTGATCGACATTATTTATCAAGGGATGCCCCGCTTGAATTGGGATTTTATTAACAATTTCCCTTCGTACAATCCGGAGCGGTCAGGGATTAAGGCAGCCCTCTGGGGATCGATCTGGGTGATCGTTCTTACTGCTCCGATGGCTC contains these protein-coding regions:
- a CDS encoding peptide ABC transporter substrate-binding protein yields the protein MKKNAFILMSSVLALSVALAGCGSANNAATGDQNKESQADTGDKAQLLRANLHSEPPTADPGLAEDSTSGAVIRATFDGLTRLNAEGKPVESVAEKIEISDDLKTYTFHLRDSQWSNGDPVTAHDFEFAWKRVLNPATASNYAYQLYYIKNGEKYNKKQEGITADDVGVKAIDEKTLQVELENPTPYFLELTAFYSYMPVNKKVVEANPKWANEAATHVGNGPFKMENWEHKNKMTLVKNDKYWDKNAVKLDRIEFSMIEDENTELSMFLNDELDWAGKPLGLLPLDAIPPMKDEGKLHVKEIAGVYWYKFNTEQAPFNNAKIRKAFSYAIDRQSIVDNVTQAGEVPALGALPGSMAVNPGGLFKDHDVETAKKLLAEGMQELGISELPPITLSYNTADNHQKIAQAIQDQWKQSLGVDVQLKNTEWKVYIEDLHEGNYQVGRMGWLGDFNDPINFLELFKDKYGGNNDTRWENARFKELLEKSQTETDPAERKKLLAQAEQIFIDEMPVAPIYFYTHAWVQNEDVKDVVIDGLGFIDFKWASIQ
- a CDS encoding N-acetylmuramoyl-L-alanine amidase, whose product is MRYVVFTMMILLGVGLLVPGMTAAASGEANAIDLMIQGERVKPDVPPLIQNGRTLVPIRVIAEGLGAEVSWDQNSRTATIKRDQIQLKLQLGSRSAEVNGKQVLLDAPPALKEERMLLPLRFVGEALGATVGWEASTRTVVVNESIALFANGEDLSASLKAYQVEDTLYLPVQKIAEKLGVAPEQSGGFAPTKVIDSTVVAPLSELERLIDRLPGGEVDWDDEQNRLHIKRVSYLEKIAVDEERVTIRTAGSVAPKHFVLAGPHRIVFDLPSTQLSEEMLAELLESQATQLIVQNELAGDAVAEAEERTDKSGQARAASLDETEADRDTSEDEAEASAGDTGPPSWLFDEAERTTFTEQTVSTSEASQQQQNEMDQQPLIREVRYSQFSDSPYTVRVVIELNQKSKYTVTPRENGFEVELTPIPRKTGFLIVVDAGHGAHDPGARGVAGNWEKDFNLAVANRMVELLKEYPEFQPVATRSTDVFLELQERVALANEYEADLFISIHANSFRNAQTGGTETYYYNEFSEAFAKVVHKHLVQATGFPDRKMRQYPFYVIKHTQMPAVLTETGFLSNPTENAQLLKPEFQEKVAKALVAAIREYYESYH
- a CDS encoding GerMN domain-containing protein; translation: MKRFANLIFLLLLLALLSACGSSVPSDSQPAPAPDPTNGGAEEGQKISAQLQVYYSDANLEQLEAEQREISYQPDQSGDKYVQALSLLGMPTEQGHEPLWENFDYHTVSFSDGTLTIDASGENQYNLGATGEALAMEALKRTMFQFSEVEQIVILVDGKPADSLMGHADISQPLTR
- a CDS encoding DUF378 domain-containing protein, whose product is MDKLALLLVVIGALNWGLIGLFQFDLVAFLFGGQESWISRIVYILVGVAGIYAIRFFFRERART
- a CDS encoding methyl-accepting chemotaxis protein, whose protein sequence is MKTRYFSIFHRLHQRVPLSAKITIPFLLIIILSLGAMGWLFYTQTKNNVVTLVETRLLSETKKVTEKISLLAFVFAADEQQFSKRLTYELRQLQADLAQQDLSVNQLVVSEGSFQPIDKITRGEVPFGSELAASIEAERAGVTHVDIDGTIYTLAYSPSPEEHFIYVITVEQEQYLAPLHKTANLILYAVIISLLMSLLFGWLVVRSVTKPFRVLIEHMKNVSAGNLTERTNLQKEGPELHWIAVSFNTMIEQMSQMIREINQMIKELHQSGEQMQQSADEARQRSAQLFSHVETVNRGVVRTASATQEATLSFSQMTEAINQLLVNINAVIQSSAEMNQVSDYGQQQLDEVTSMMREFTLIFQRLEEKMDRLNGHSQSIGQVVHMIQGLAKQTKLLALNASIEAARAGQSGKGFAVVAQEIGLLADESQKAALDISELIQRIQSDVALVADETKDAAGHLPESQRRVESTEQSFATLRHTVAQTNEQMDVISQGLSHLSATLAEVDQTLQSFVAISQETLDCTSEMTSASKVQLDAIDKSKHLADQLIQLSSRLDEMSQQFTVA
- a CDS encoding PstS family phosphate ABC transporter substrate-binding protein, producing the protein MKKFGGLMMALALAGGVLAGCGQTAEQNPAPSNNQGNGSAQAPAETDKEQGAELSGEVLIAGSSTVYPITIVAAEKFMDENPGVNVSVASTGTGGGFKKWVVGETDINNASSRIKDSVIEEAKANGIEHLELTVAYDALTVVVNKENDFVDQLTIEELKKIWEPNSQVKLWSEVREGWPAEEIKLYGPGTDSGTFEYFTETVVGEAKSSRTDYTPSEDDNVLVQGVAGDQYSLGYFGFAYFAENSDKLKAVPIVNPESGKAVMPSDQTIEDGSYAPLGRELWIYPSKQALKKPEVAAFVKFYMDNVAEFAKEGGYTPLPEAKYDEERKELEEALK
- the pstC gene encoding phosphate ABC transporter permease subunit PstC, with product MQGSVTSEKKKVSRWPDKLVPAFLFSSSLLTVLTTVGIVLVLLSETLRFFGEVSLLEFLTSTKWTPQFADKNFGILPLLNGTLMITVIASLVAIPIGLGTAIYLSEYAPEKVRKVVKPILEILAGVPTIVYGYFALTFVTPLIRGIIPDTSVYNALSASLVVGIMILPMVASLSEDAMLAVPRSLRNGAYALGATRFEVALRVVVPAALSGIIASFVLALSRAIGETMIVTIAAGALAQVTMNPLESVQTMTAFIVNISLGDVEPGSIESRSIFAVGMTLFVMTLGLNLIAQFISRRYKEEY